CGGTCGGTCGGCGGGAGCGGCGTCGCCATGGCCTCATGGTTCCACGCGCGCGCGCGCCGCGCCCGCGGTGGCCGCGCTCAGCGCGCGCGCGCGAAGTGCGCGCGCAGGTGGTCGACGAGCGCGGCGCGCTGCGCGTCGTCGAGCGCGAGCGCGTGCGTGACGTCCGGAGGCCCCGGCCAGCGCTCGTCCGCGAAGCGCCCGCCCGCGAATTCGCGCTCGCCCGCATAGCGCGGGAGCACGTGGAAGTGGACGTCGGGGTCGACCATCATCAGCGCGAGGTAGTTGACCTTGTCGTGGGCGAAGGCCGACGCGAGCGCGCGCTCGATGCGGTCGCACGCCACGCCGAGCTCGGTCGACGCCGCGGCCGGGAGCGCGCCGAGGCGCGTCGCCTCGCCCTTGTGGACCAGGACGAGGCTCCCGAGCGTCGGCTGTGCCGGGCGCGCGAGCACGAGCCAGTGCTCGAGCTCGGCGACGAGCGTTCCCGGGTATCCGAACTTCTCGGCGGTCGCGTTCACGGCGTCTCCCCTTCGTGGTGCGCCGAGCCGGCGCATCCGCGTCCGTTCCGGCTGCCGCGGGCGCGCCTCACGCGGGCTCGAAGCACCGCTCGCGCACGCGCACGGCGAGGCCGCCGAGCTCGTCGCGCTCGGCGCGCGCGAGCAGTGCGGCGTCGTCGCAGGCGGCGAGCGCGCGCCGGCCGCCGTCCGCATCGCAGAGCGCCACGACGCGCGCCGGCGCGCCGCCCTCGTAGAGCACGGTGTAGCCGTGCACGCGCGCCGGGCCGGCGAAGGCGTCGTCGACCGCGACCGTCGGCAGTGCGCGCGCGACCGCGTCGGTCGCGTCGGCCGCCGCGAACGGCCGCTCGCCCGGCGCGGTC
This genomic interval from Myxococcota bacterium contains the following:
- a CDS encoding HIT family protein — protein: MNATAEKFGYPGTLVAELEHWLVLARPAQPTLGSLVLVHKGEATRLGALPAAASTELGVACDRIERALASAFAHDKVNYLALMMVDPDVHFHVLPRYAGEREFAGGRFADERWPGPPDVTHALALDDAQRAALVDHLRAHFARAR